One genomic region from Argentina anserina chromosome 2, drPotAnse1.1, whole genome shotgun sequence encodes:
- the LOC126784488 gene encoding cyclin-D1-1-like, which yields MSSSSFTFATLRRLIDSESHHLPSPDYISLCRDCTVDVTARQDSINWILKVHAHYRFAPLTAFLSVNYLDRFLSTRSLPREHGRWPFQLLSVACLSLAAKMEEPHVPYIVDLQIFEPRFVFEPKIIQRMELWVLSTLNWRLRSVTPFDFLPHFISKLSASSPLNLLEASSDLVLKTIRLIDFLGFTPSTVAAAAVLCGAGESVGSAVPEDEAGVVFDERVNKENVRSCHQLMEEYLIDSCPSLAGSPATAPPSSPASPAGVLDTAACVSCNTHSSTIQAGPPLKRLRTSLPDNIQPS from the exons ATgtcttcttcctctttcaCCTTCGCCACCCTCCGCCGCCTCATCGACTCCGAGTCCCACCACCTCCCCTCCCCTGACTACATCTCCCTCTGCCGTGACTGCACCGTCGACGTCACCGCCCGTCAGGACTCCATCAACTGGATCCTCAAAGTCCACGCCCACTACCGCTTTGCCCCTCTCACGGCTTTCCTCTCCGTCAACTATCTCGACCGTTTCCTCTCCACCCGCTCCCTCCCG AGAGAGCATGGGCGGTGGCCGTTTCAGCTGCTCTCGGTGGCGTGCTTGTCTTTAGCGGCCAAGATGGAAGAGCCCCATGTCCCTTACATCGTCGACCTCCAAATCTTCGAGCCCAGATTCGTCTTCGAACCCAAAATAATCCAAAGAATGGAGCTTTGGGTCTTGTCCACTCTCAACTGGAGACTCCGCTCAGTCACACCCTTCGATTTCTTACCTCATTTCATCTCTAAGCTCTCAGCTTCTTCGCCTCTCAACCTTCTCGAGGCTTCTTCCGATCTAGTTCTCAAAACCATACGAC TGATTGATTTCTTGGGTTTTACACCGTCGACGGTGGCGGCGGCGGCTGTACTCTGCGGCGCCGGTGAAAGCGTCGGGTCTGCGGTGCCGGAAGACGAAGCAGGGGTGGTGTTTGACGAAAGAGTAAACAAA GAAAATGTGAGAAGCTGTCACCAACTCATGGAGGAGTACCTGATAGACTCGTGTCCCTCATTAGCCGGTAGCCCTGCCACGGCTCCTCCGTCCTCCCCCGCCAGCCCGGCCGGTGTGCTCGACACTGCCGCCTGCGTGAGTTGCAATACTCACTCGTCTACCATCCAAGCCGGGCCGCCCCTAAAACGTCTCCGAACCTCATTGCCGGACAATATACAACCTTCCtag